The following coding sequences lie in one Amycolatopsis cihanbeyliensis genomic window:
- a CDS encoding cation-transporting P-type ATPase, translated as MPTSVSSSAIAHHGLAGHEVVLLLETDQRRGLTEEQVAERLARFGPNTLPAAPGTGLLMRVLRQFHHPLIYVLLAASMITAGLGEYVDSAVIFGVVLINAIVGLVQESKAEAALEGLRSMVRTHARVIRGGRERAAPSEDLVPGDLVLLEAGDKVPADVRLTRVAELRVNESALTGESVPVTKDGKVLPESIPVADRRNMAYSGTLVTSGSGAGIVVATGAETELGEIHRLVGAAETLATPLTQKLAGFSKILTIGILGLAAVTFAVGLLRGQDPVETFTAAIALAVGAIPEGLPAAVTITLAIGVARMARRRAVIRRLPAVETLGSTTVICSDKTGTLTENQMTVRTVWTPDGQFEATGSGYSPDGVLHDLEGAPVDADISQALRWSLLAGAACNDAALTEREGQWDIVGDPTEGAMLVVAAKAGLDPSKVGEPLPRLATIPFSSERQYMATLHHDTTTAHPADRVVLAKGAVERMLDLCGGQMDADGTVRPLDGAAVLRAAAELAGRGLRVLATAMRPATARDEFGEDALPGSLVLTGLQAMLDPPRAAAQAAVAACHTAGISVRMITGDHAATATAIAGHVGLLGHHGRDRVLTGADLATLPAEDLPDVIDRVAVFARVSPEQKLRLVEALQSRGHVVAMTGDGVNDAPALRRAAIGVAMGASGTEVAKDAADMVLTDDDFATIEAAVEEGRGVFDNLTKFITWTLPTNIGEGLVILAAIVFGAALPILPTQILWINMTTAVALGLMLAFEPKEAGIMTRPPRSPGQPLLTRALMVRILLVSTLLVAGSWWLFEWELAAGASLAEARTAALNLFVVVEAFYLFSCRSLTRSVWRIGVFSNRWIIVGVTAQALGQLAITYLPAMNAVFDTAPIDAGVWLRILGVAVAASLVVAVDKRLRRRT; from the coding sequence ATGCCGACATCCGTGTCCTCGTCGGCGATCGCGCACCACGGGCTTGCGGGCCATGAGGTGGTGCTGCTGCTGGAGACCGACCAGCGCCGCGGGCTCACCGAGGAGCAGGTCGCCGAGCGCCTGGCCCGGTTCGGTCCGAACACGCTGCCCGCCGCTCCGGGCACGGGGCTGCTGATGCGGGTCCTGCGGCAGTTTCACCACCCGCTGATCTACGTGCTGCTCGCCGCGAGCATGATCACGGCCGGTCTCGGTGAGTACGTCGACTCGGCGGTGATCTTCGGTGTGGTGCTGATCAACGCGATCGTGGGGCTCGTTCAGGAGTCCAAGGCCGAAGCCGCGCTCGAAGGCCTGCGGTCGATGGTCCGTACGCATGCCAGGGTGATCCGCGGCGGGCGTGAACGGGCGGCACCCTCGGAGGATCTCGTCCCCGGCGATCTCGTCCTGCTGGAGGCAGGTGACAAGGTGCCCGCCGACGTGCGGCTGACGCGTGTGGCGGAGCTGCGGGTGAACGAGTCCGCGCTGACCGGTGAATCGGTCCCCGTGACCAAGGACGGGAAAGTGCTGCCCGAGTCGATCCCGGTAGCCGATCGGCGCAACATGGCCTACTCGGGAACATTGGTCACTTCGGGCAGCGGCGCCGGGATCGTGGTCGCCACCGGCGCGGAGACCGAGTTGGGCGAGATCCACCGTCTCGTGGGGGCCGCGGAAACACTTGCCACGCCCTTGACCCAGAAGCTCGCCGGATTCAGCAAGATCCTGACCATCGGCATCCTCGGACTGGCCGCGGTGACCTTCGCCGTGGGCCTGCTGCGGGGGCAGGACCCGGTGGAGACGTTCACCGCGGCGATCGCGCTCGCGGTCGGCGCGATCCCCGAAGGACTCCCGGCCGCGGTCACGATCACCCTGGCCATCGGCGTGGCCCGGATGGCGCGGCGCCGCGCGGTGATCCGCCGGCTGCCCGCGGTGGAGACGCTGGGCAGCACCACGGTCATCTGCTCGGACAAGACCGGCACGCTCACCGAGAACCAGATGACCGTGCGCACCGTGTGGACCCCGGACGGCCAGTTCGAGGCGACAGGATCCGGTTATTCCCCTGACGGCGTCCTGCACGACCTGGAGGGCGCCCCGGTGGATGCGGACATCAGCCAGGCGCTGCGCTGGTCGCTGTTGGCGGGCGCCGCGTGCAACGATGCCGCGCTGACCGAGCGGGAAGGGCAGTGGGACATCGTCGGCGACCCCACGGAGGGCGCGATGCTGGTGGTGGCCGCCAAGGCGGGGCTCGACCCGAGCAAGGTTGGTGAGCCGTTGCCCCGGCTGGCCACGATTCCGTTCAGCTCCGAACGCCAGTACATGGCCACCCTGCACCACGACACCACGACGGCACACCCGGCGGACCGTGTGGTGCTGGCCAAGGGCGCCGTCGAGCGGATGCTCGACCTCTGCGGCGGGCAGATGGACGCCGACGGCACGGTCCGCCCGCTGGACGGGGCCGCGGTGCTGCGGGCGGCCGCCGAGCTGGCCGGGCGGGGACTGCGAGTACTGGCGACCGCCATGCGTCCCGCGACAGCGCGGGATGAGTTCGGCGAGGACGCGCTGCCCGGCAGCCTGGTGCTGACGGGCCTGCAGGCCATGCTCGACCCGCCCCGCGCCGCCGCGCAGGCCGCCGTGGCGGCCTGCCACACCGCGGGTATCTCGGTGCGGATGATCACCGGTGACCACGCCGCCACCGCCACCGCGATCGCCGGTCACGTCGGGCTGCTCGGCCACCACGGCCGGGATCGCGTGCTGACCGGCGCCGACCTGGCCACGCTGCCTGCCGAGGACCTGCCGGACGTGATCGACCGCGTGGCCGTCTTCGCCCGGGTGTCTCCGGAGCAGAAGCTGCGGCTGGTGGAGGCGTTGCAGTCCCGGGGACACGTGGTCGCGATGACGGGCGACGGTGTCAACGACGCTCCTGCTCTCCGCCGGGCGGCTATCGGCGTGGCCATGGGCGCGAGCGGCACCGAGGTGGCCAAGGACGCCGCCGACATGGTGCTGACCGACGACGACTTCGCCACCATCGAGGCCGCCGTCGAAGAGGGCCGCGGCGTGTTCGACAACCTCACCAAGTTCATTACCTGGACCCTGCCGACCAATATCGGTGAAGGTCTGGTCATCCTGGCAGCGATCGTGTTCGGTGCCGCGCTGCCGATCCTGCCGACCCAGATCCTGTGGATCAACATGACCACCGCCGTGGCGCTGGGCCTGATGCTCGCCTTCGAACCCAAGGAAGCCGGGATCATGACCCGCCCGCCGCGCTCCCCGGGGCAGCCACTGCTCACCCGAGCACTGATGGTGCGAATCTTGCTGGTCTCGACCCTGCTGGTGGCCGGCTCGTGGTGGTTGTTCGAATGGGAGCTGGCGGCCGGAGCCAGCCTGGCCGAAGCCCGGACCGCTGCGCTGAACCTGTTCGTCGTGGTCGAGGCGTTCTACCTGTTCAGCTGCCGCTCCCTGACCCGTTCGGTGTGGCGGATCGGAGTGTTCTCCAACCGATGGATCATCGTCGGTGTCACCGCGCAGGCGCTCGGCCAGCTCGCCATCACCTACCTGCCCGCCATGAACGCCGTGTTCGACACCGCCCCGATCGACGCAGGCGTGTGGCTGCGCATCCTGGGCGTCGCCGTGGCCGCCAGCCTCGTGGTCGCAGTGGACAAACGCCTACGGCGACGGACATGA
- a CDS encoding universal stress protein, whose product MNSALLMAVLVAVWVVIGLVTGLWMIRRGRGRSVGLLGSVSADVVRHSSVPVLVVEPAPAMSSTAVA is encoded by the coding sequence ATGAACTCCGCGCTTCTCATGGCCGTGCTGGTCGCCGTATGGGTGGTCATCGGGCTGGTGACCGGCCTGTGGATGATCCGGCGCGGGCGGGGACGGTCGGTGGGGCTGCTGGGCAGCGTCTCGGCTGATGTGGTTCGGCATTCGTCGGTGCCGGTGCTCGTCGTGGAACCCGCGCCCGCCATGTCGTCCACGGCGGTGGCCTGA